Proteins encoded within one genomic window of Bemisia tabaci chromosome 2, PGI_BMITA_v3:
- the mRpS33 gene encoding small ribosomal subunit protein mS33 has translation MKHHLYQYKNLTKLTTPYASRITHLSNQIFGEVVRPTPRKAMKVVQLHSQLPVYKNPLFVAYYPRHVKMGWLIRKLREYGLFRDEHQDFTEEMRRLRELRGKVWVKGVKKEKKSTFL, from the exons ATGAAGCACCATCTGTACCAATATAAGAACCTGACAAAGTTGACAACACCTTATGCCTCTAGAATCACGCACTTGAGCAATCAGATTTTTGGTGAAGTTGTACGACCAACGCCCAGAAAGGCAATGAAA GTTGTTCAGTTGCATAGCCAGTTGCCCGTTTACAAGAATCCTTTATTTGTTGCATATTACCCTCGACATGTGAAAATGGGATGGCTTATACGTAAACTCAGAGAATATGGATTGTTCCGAGATGAGCATCAAGATTTTACTGAGGAAATGAGAAGACTTCGAGAGTTACGCGGTAAAGTTTGGGTGAAAGGcgtgaaaaaagagaaaaagtccACCttcttgtaa